CGCCGACGGCATCGGCGGCGATCTGCGCGGCAAGATGGCTGTTCTTGCGGGCGTTGGCCGCGATGCTCTGCCCTTCGGCGATGAGGCGTTCGACCTGGGCCATGTGGTTGCTGGCGAGCTGGTCCTTGCGGTGGGCCATGTACTGGCCGGTCTGGACGAATGTACGGACCTCGTTCGCGGAACCCGCCAGCGCGATCTTGGCCGCAGACTTCGCCTCGGGACCACCATCGTTGTACGCCTTGCTCGTGGTCACCCGCTCGTCGGCCTGGCGGGCCTCGTACTGGCCGCTGTTGAGGAACCCAAGCAGTGCCTGAGCACTGCCATCCTCAAGAGCCTTCTTTGCGGCTTCCTTGACTCCCGGGCCACCGTCGTTGGAGAGCTTGGAGACCGCGATCCTGTAGTCGGCGTTGGCTGTCCGGTGCTGGCCGGTGGTGTAGAAGTCGAGGATCTGCTGGTCGGTACCCTCGAGCGCTTCGGCCGCCGCAGCGCGCACAGTCTCGTAAGGACTGGATGACGCGAGGTTGGAGACCTGCTGACGTGTCTCATCAGTGGCCGCCTTGGCCCAGCCGGTCTTCAGATACTCGATCACATCTGCGTCAGTACCGGACAGCGCCTGAGCAGCAGCGTCCTGGCGCCACGACCCAAAGTGCTTCAGTGCACGCAACGCCAGCGCGCGCCCCTTTGCGGCGATAACGGCCTTGTCGGCACCGAGCTTGTCCACGTCGACGGCCAGCGCCTTGGTGTCGTTCTCGATCGCCTTGCCCTCGACAACGGACTTCGCGACCTCGACGGTGAAGGCTTCGGTGGTGGCCCTCTGCGTCAGAGCCGTCTCAACGCCCGCGTTCGTGCGAGTGGCCAGGTCCTCGGCCTCGGTCTCCCGTGCGACGTTGAAGGTCTTCTGCGCGGTCGCCACTGCCTTGGTGGCGGAGCCGGCGGCAGTCTTGGCAGCGGCAGCATGCTTCTTGGCCTCCGCCGCTTGATCGGACGCCTCGCCGGCGTGTTCAGCAGCCCTGTCCGCCGCAACAGCGGCGTTCTCCGCATGCGTGGCAGCCGAATTGGCCGCGTCTCGAGCCTCAGCTGCGGCCGTGGCCGACTTACGGGCCAGATTCTCCGCAGCGGCGGCCGCCCGGTTTGCCTCTTTGGCGTGACGGCGGGTCTCCGCCGCAGCCGCCCGTGCCTCGGCTGCGGAGCCTCCAGCGGCGGTCGCGTTGGTAGCGGCTTGATCAGCTGCATCGGCCGCCTTGTCGGCGTTCATGATCGCATTACGCGAGGCAACAACTGCATCTGCGGCAGCCAGGGACGCCTTAGCGGCCTGTTCTGCGGCCTTGGCGGACCTCTTCGCCAGCTCCCCCGCCTTGCGCGCCTCGGCAGCCTGGTCCCGGGCTGCCTGCGCCTTGCCCTTGTCCTGACTGGCGGCGTAAGCGGCATTCGACGCCCGGCCGGCCGCAGCTGCGGCCGCGGCCGCAGCGCTCGCAGTCTGCGCTGCGGCCAGTGCCGCCCGGCGCGCCGCCGCATTGGCCGCGTTGGCCGCGCTGATCGCCTGCTGTGCGGCGGCCGCCGCTGCACGGGCTGCGTCTGCGGCTTGTAGGGCTTTCACGGTCGCGCGAGTGGCATCGTCCTTGGCGGCCTCAGTCTCCCTGGCGGCCTCCTCCGCAGCCGTCCGAGCGAGCTCCGAAGCCGCTTTGGCTTTCTCCTTCGCTTCCTCAGCCTTGTCCTTCGCCTGCTCGGCCTGCTGGCCGGCCTTCTCTGCCTGCTTGGTCAGCTGCGCAATCGTGGCGTGCTCCTGGTCACGGTTGCGCGCGACGAACTGCCCGACCTCCAGGAACTCCACAATGTCATCTGCAGTGCCCCGGAGTGCAAGCTTGGCAGCCGCCTTCACATTCGTGCCACCGGAACTGTGGAGCTTCGAGACCTCGACGCGATCGTCAGTCTCCTGAGCCTCGTACTGACCGACCTCCAGGAACTGCTTGACATCCTCCGGTGTGCCCAGCAGCGCAGCCTTTCCTGCATCCTGGACACCGGGACCACCGAAGTTCACGACCCGGCTGGCCTCCACCCGTTGGTCCTGCTCGAACCAGGCCTTCCAGCCTGCGTCCAAGAACGTCTCTACATCCTGCTGACTACCCTTCAGCGCGGCCATTGCGGCATCCCGCACCGCCGGGCCACCGGCATTCACCACGCGCGAGACATCCACGCGGTCATCAATCCGCTGAATGGCAGGGGCATCCGTAAGGAAGGCCCGGATGTCATCGTCCGTACCCAAAAGGGCTTTCTCGGCAGCCTCCCTGATGCCCGCACCAGCGTCCAGCCAGTAGCTCACGACCAAGCCACGGTCCGTCACCGGCTGAGCTTCGTCGGACGCAATGGCCTGGGGCGACCCGAGAAGCGTAGCCGCGAGTACGGCCGAGACCAGGCTGGCACAGGTGGCCCGGCTGACCGAAGAACTTAGCGCCCCTCCTCTACGGGATGCGCGCTTCCTCTCTCTTCGCCGGAAGAGCAAGAAATTCTTCATTTATATCCTCTAGTCATCCATCATCGCCATCAAAGCATGATGGGGCATGAAGTCCCAACGTCACCAAAAGAGTTGACGCACCGCGCGCGGAACCACTCCCGCAGGGGCGGGCGCCAGGGGGTGCACACTCATGGACATTACATGAGCTTTACATGAGATCATCAGCGTGATTACCTTGTGGTCACATTTGCTTCACATGCCATCTCATGCGAGGAATCCATGTCGACAACCCCCGCCCGAAAGACTCTTCTTGCCGGTTTGACGGCTGCCCTTGTGCTGGGCATCGGCGCCACCGCACTGGCCCTCCCAAGGACGGCACCCGGCGCCGAGCGGGCCGCCGTGTCTGCCGACGAAGTACCCCTCGTGGTCGAGGACTTCATCCACCCTGGCGCCGCAAGACTGCTCCAGGAGCGCGGAATCACCCTTAAGCGCGGGGACGGACACATCTGGCTCACCGATGTGACCAGCCTCGATGAATGCGTCGACGGCTCGAACATCGCGATCGAGGCACGCAAGGGCGTCTACTGCTTCAATGCCAGCTCCAAGTCCGGCTACTTGACCCTCGAGCTACCCGACACCTTCAACATTTGGACTCAGGACCACCCCGTCAGGGCCACCCTGACCGCCGAGGGCAGGAAGACCGTCGTCAATGCCCCGGCCGACGACCTTACGTCAGTCGGCGAAGCCGGTGACACAGGTCAGCGTTCGGCACTCGTCGAGATTCGCATCACTGGTTGATACCAGACCGGTAGGGCATCCACGTGCTCTCCAGCACCCTCAGAGACATCTCCGTGCTGAGCCAACCCCTGAGCGAAAGCAGTTTGCTGATCACTGTGGAACGCACCCGCTCTGCCCCCGGCGCAACGTCTGATTCAGGACACCAACACGCTGACCACGCCCGCCAAACGAGTCCCACTGCCCCCTCAGCTCAACCTGCCAAGGAACACATGTGAACATCCACTCTACCCGCCGTGTGCGGGGCACAGCTCTGCTCGCGGTTGTCGCCGCAGCGGGTGCGTTGACCGCTACTTCCCCGGCGCAGGCCGTGGTCGGTGACCCGGTCGCCAACGGCTCGTACGCGTTCACCGCGAAGCTGGACATCGGTGAGGGCGATGCGAAGCGCGCCTGTACCGGTTCTCTGGTCGATGCCCAGTGGGTTCTGACCGCGAGCAGTTGCTTCGCGGGGGCAGGGCAGGCCGCGTTCCCTCTTCCGGCGGGTGCTCCGGCGTTGAAGACCACTGCGACGATCGGCCGTACGAACCTGACGGGTACGGGTGGCAAGGTCGTCCAGGTCACCGAGCTGGTCTCGCGTACGGATCGTGATCTGGTGATGGCGAAGCTGGCACAGCCGGTCACCGACATCGCTTCGGTGTTGCTCGCGGACTCCGCTCCGGTGGCGGGCGAGAGCCTGCGGGCGGTGGGTTACGGGCGTACGGCGACGTCCTGGGTTCCCGACCGGCTGCACGCGGGCACTTTCGCGGTGAGCGCGACCGGTTCGACGACTGTCGCGGTCGAGCGTGCGGGCGGGGCGATCTGCAAGGGTGACGCGGGCGGTCCCGCACTGCGTGAGCAGGACGGGAGAGTTCTGCTGGCCGCTGTCCACAGCGCCTCCTGGCAGGCCGGCTGCTTCAACTCCGACGAGACCCGCGGCGGAGCCGTGGAGACCCGTACCGACGACATCACCGACTGGGTGACCCAGGTCCGCGGCCTGCCGCAGGGCTCCCAGGTCGCCTCCGGCGACTTCAACGGCGACGGCCGCGAGGACATCGCCGCCTTCTACGACAACGGCACCTCCGTCGAGGGCAAGAACAGGGCCTCGCTGTTCGCCTTCTACAGCAACGGCACCGGCTTCGCCGCACCGAAGAACGTTTGGTCCACCCCGGGTGGCTTCACCTGGAGCAAGAGCCAGCTGACCTCCGGAGACTTCGACGGTGACGGCAAGGACGACATCGCCGTCTTCTACGACAGCGGCTCCTCCGACACCGGCCAGGTCTCCTCGATCTACACCTTCACCAGCACCGGATCCGGCTTCAGCGCTCCGAAGCAGACCTGGACCACGCCCGGTGGCTTCACCTGGAGCAAGAGCAAGGTCACCTCGGGCGACTACAACGGTGACGGCAAGGACGACATCGCCGTCCTCTACGACGGGGGCTCGTCCGAGACCGGCCAGGTGTCCTCGCTCTACACGTTCAACAGCACCGGAACCGGATTCGCCAACCCGCGCAAGACCTGGACCAGCACCGGCGGCTTCACCTGGTCGGCCGGCCAGGTGACCTCGGGCGACTACAACAAGGACGGCAAGGACGACGTCGCCGTCCTCTACAACGGCGGCAGGTCGGCCGACGGCAAGTTCATCTCGTCGCTCTACACGTTCAACAGCAACGGGACCGCCTTCGACAACCCGCGCAAGTCCTGGACCAGCACCGGCTCCTTCAACTGGAACGCCACCAAGCTGACCTCCGGCGACTACAGCGGGGACGGCCGGGACGACGTCGCCGTCCTCTACAACCGGGGCACGACGGAGGCGGGCGTGCACCAGTCCGCGCTCTTCACCTTCACGAGCAACGGCACCGACTTCGGCGCACCCCGCGAGGTGTGGACCAGCACCGGGTCATTCTCCTGGGCGGCCGGCCAGCCCGTGTCCGGTGACTTCGACAAGGACGGCAAGTCCGATGTCGGCGTCCTCTACCGCACCGGCACCTCCCCCGACGGCCGGCGGATCGACTCGCTGTTCTCCTTCATCAGCACCGGCACCGGCATCAAGGCGCCGGTGAAGCACTGGACCGGCAGCGTCGTCTGACCGACCGGTCCCGCACGCGGGGCGGTGGGCCGGACACCCTTATGCTTTCGAGGCGCATCAGCTCTCCGAAAGGCATGCCGTGAACAACAGGGTCCAGCCCACCGCCCAGGTCGACGAGACCGCCGAGATCGGGGCAGGCAGCAGCGTCTGGGAGCTGGCGCAGATCCGTGAGGGGGCGAAGCTCGGCGAGGGCTGCGTCGTCGGCCGCGGTGCGTACGTCGGTACCGGCGTGCGCATCGGCGACAACGTCAAGCTGCAGAACTACGCCCTCGTCTACGAGCCCGCCGAGCTGGGCGACGGAGTCTTCGTCGGCCCGGCGGTGGTCCTCACCAACGACCACAACCCGCGTTCGGTGGCCCCTGACGGCACGCAGAAGCGCGGCGGTGACTGGGAGGCCGTGGGCGTCAAGGTCGCCGAGGGCGCCTCGCTCGGTGCGCGGTCGGTCTGTGTCGCACCGGTGCGGATCGGCCGGTGGGCGATGGTCGCGGCGGGGGCCGTGGTGACCAAGGACGTCCCGGACTTCGCCCTGGTCGTCGGCGTACCGGCCCGGCAGATCGGCTGGGTGGGCCGCAGCGGCGTACGCCTAGTGGCGCGTGAGGGTGAGCCGGGTGTGTGGGAGTGCCCGCAGAGCGGTGAGGTGTACGAGGAGAAGGACGGGGCGCTGTCCGAGCGCTGACGCCGGTTTCTCTCCCATCCGGCTCCGCTCCCGGCCTGGCAGGAAACGATGAGGGCCGGGGCCCGTTGATGAAACGGGTCCCGGCCCTCGGTGCGTCGGGGGCCTCAGCGGCCGAACAGCAGCCGGTCGAAGTCGAGCCGGACGACCGGCCAGTCCCAGGTGGTCAGCGCGTGCTCGGTGGCCATCTTCCCAGCGTTGCGCCAGCTCTCGTCGGAAGCCGTGAGGGACAGCACCCGCTCAACCGCCTCCTCGACGGTCCCCACGACCCACTCGGCCGGATAAAGCGTTCCCGCCCCGTGCTCGCCGCCGGCGAAGAACGGCCAGTCGCGAACGACGGGTGCGGCGCCACTGGCCGCCCCCTCCATGAGGCCCACATGGCAGCCCTCGCGTACCGACGTACTGAGGATGACGCCAACATCCTCCAGCGCCCCGGGGACGTCATCGGTGGAACCGACCTGTACGACAGCCCCCTCTTCGGTGAGCCGCTTGAGCGCCTTCTCCAGCTTCCGTGCGTACGCTTTGGCCGCATTGCTCGGCCGGCCCATCTCCCCGCCGATCACGAACAGACGGTAGCGCTCGTCCCGCTCACGCAACAGCTGCAGGACCTGTAGAGCCCAGAGCGGGTCCTTCGCCACCTGACCGATGCCGACCAGACCGAGATTGAAGCGGGTGGACGGATCCTTCGTACGCCGGAAGTTGGCCAGATCCATACCGTTGTCGATCACATGGGTACGGGGCGTCCGCTCGCCGCTGAGCCCGGGAATGGCCGCCAACGACAGGTCCCGGATGTGATCGGCGACGAACACCAGGTCGTCGACGCGCGAGAAGTCCATCACGTGGGGCCACCGGGTGAAGGCCTCGTAGCTGTGCAGCCGGACGATGATCCGGGTGTCGCCCGGGTCGATCACGGTGAACAGAGCAGCGGGAGCCACACACCAGTCCACGAACACGGTGTCGGCCCAGTCCAGATAAGGCCGCAGCTGTTGCTCCACGCCATGCGCGAAGAGCGGATCGCCTCCCAGGCGGTACTCGACGTGGCGCTGCGTCGCGCCGTTGAGCCGCTTCATGCCCGGGTGCTCCGCCATGTCGAGGAAACGCAACTCGACATCCGGATTGGCTTCGTAGTGTGACCGGATGAGGTGCAGGAAGTTCGCGTTGGAGGTCGTGGCGACGAGCAGCCGCAGCGGCCTGTCCTTCGGCGGGGCGGCCGCCGGGGTCAGCCGGCCCTTCGGCCGGACCACGGCGGAAGCCGCCGTGGATTTCCGGAAAGGGGCGGTGAATCCGGCCGGGTCCGCGGCCAGCGGACTGCTGAGCTGGTCGATGTGGACGACCCGGTGAAAAGCCAGCTTCGTGGCGTGCAACAGGGCGTCGGCAGCCGCGGGCCGGTCACCAGACACGAGCTTCGCGTCAGCCAGGTCGAGATAGGCCGTGACCGCCTCGGTGAGGTTGTCGGGAGTGCGACCGTTCTTGATGACCCTGCTCGCCACCTCGTCCAGCAGCCGGGCCTTTATCGCCGGGTCCGCGAGTTTCTCGGCGGCCGCACGGGCCGTGACGAGTGCCCCCGACTGGCGCCCGGCCAGCCACATGCCCTGGATAACCTGTTCCGTGGCCGTCACACGCAGCGTGTCCGGGATGCCCGGAGCCGAGACGGCCGCGCGCCAGGCGCGGGCGCCGACGCGGCTGCGCAGGGTCAACGGTCCGGTGGCGTTGCGCAACAGATCCGCCGGCAAGGTGCGGATACGGCGCCGCAGTCCGTCGGTGGCCACGGTGATGGGGCCGGGGACGTGCTCGGGCAGGTGTCCCTCGCCCGACTCACGTCGTTTCTCCAGAGCACGGAGACCTGCGGCGATACCGAAGCACACGTCGGGGTGGCGCCGGAACTGGGAGATGCGCCACGCGCTGTACACGGCGCGGTTGTCGAGCGCCACGACCAGGTCGGCCGAGCGCACGGCCGCACGAGCGGCCCGGTCATGCTCCAGGTGGAACCACAGCCGCTCGGGGAATCGCATCGCGTCTGTCTTGCGCTGGATGTGCTTGTCGGTCGAAGCACGGGCGGGCACCTTGTGCACGCCGGCCCACCCGAGGTCGGCGTCGATTTCCGCCACCTTGAAGTTGCCGACGAGGTGGACGCAGGCGCCGAGCTTCTGGAACTTGTCCACCGCCGCGGCGAGGACGGTCGGCCTGGGCGTGGAGCCCGTGATCATCAGTACGTCGGTCATGACCCCGATCCTCCGGAAAGTACGGGCTTCTGGGCGAGCGCCAGTGCGGTCAGCCCCTGTACGGCGGTTGCCATCAGGGAATCACGGGCGTAGCCCGTTCCGTGGTCACGGGCGGCGGCGCGTTCCTCGGGCGAAGCCTCGACGACCATGCGGGCGGCTTCGCAGAACGCGTCAGCAAGTAGGTCCTCGTCAAGTCCGCGGGGGCCGGTCCACAGCGGACGGCCCTCCAGCAGGCGTGAGGCGTCGTGGTCGGCCGCGTGCATGGAGACGACCGGCAGGCCGGTGGCCATGTACTCGTAGACCTTGCCGGAGGTCATGAACGGACCACCGATGATGACGAGCACGAGTGCGTCCCAGGCGGCGTACACGTCGGCGACCTCCGCCTTGGGCACGGCACCGCCCACGACGACACCGTCATCGGCCGCGGCACGCAGGACCTCGACGTGCCGGTTGGCCTCGCGGTTGGAGCCCGAGCCGATGTGTCCGCGCACCTCGAAGCGGGCGTCGGCCAGGAGCGGCTCCCGGCCGCGCGCGGTGCGCCAGGCCGCCAGGACGGACTCCAGAAGCTGGACGGAGAAGCTGACTGTGCCCAGGTGCCCGAAGACCAGGCTCCTCCCGGCGGGCGAACGGAGCTCGGCCGGGGGCACGCTCTCCCGGTCGTAGCCGTTGCGCACGACGTGGATCCGCTCGGCGTACTCGGGGTAGCGGGCGCGGTAGAAGTCGGCGATCTGATCGTTGACCACCCAGAGCGACAGGGCGTTCTCCAGCAGACTGGATTCCCAGCGTCCGGCCTCGGAGTCCTTAGGGAACGCTTCGACACCGTCGATGACGTCCAGGGACCAGCCGTCGCGGAAGTCCACCGCGTACGGGACCCGGTGTTCCTCCCAGAGCCTGCGGACGGCGGCGAGCTGGACGTACGGAACACAGCTGGCCAGGACAAGGTCGGCCGGCCGCTCGCGGTAGAGGTCGAGCGCTGCGGTCTCCAGGGAACTCCGCCAACCGCCGAACACCGGCTCGGGGAAGCTCTTGAGCGCCTCGGCCCGGAAGTTGCTCAGCCACTTGTGGGGGTCCAGCGCCCGCTCCTCGGAGTACAGGCGGATGTCCGTCTCCAGGTCGGCCCGGGACAGCGGCAGCTCCACGATCCTGATCCGCTTGTCGACGGACTCCGAGAGCGTATGGTCCACGCCGGAGTCACGGAGCCAGGACTCCTCCGCGATCGTGACGACGGTGACGTCCCAGCCTGCGGCGGCGA
This DNA window, taken from Streptomyces griseus subsp. griseus, encodes the following:
- a CDS encoding ribonuclease domain-containing protein, whose protein sequence is MSYWLDAGAGIREAAEKALLGTDDDIRAFLTDAPAIQRIDDRVDVSRVVNAGGPAVRDAAMAALKGSQQDVETFLDAGWKAWFEQDQRVEASRVVNFGGPGVQDAGKAALLGTPEDVKQFLEVGQYEAQETDDRVEVSKLHSSGGTNVKAAAKLALRGTADDIVEFLEVGQFVARNRDQEHATIAQLTKQAEKAGQQAEQAKDKAEEAKEKAKAASELARTAAEEAARETEAAKDDATRATVKALQAADAARAAAAAAQQAISAANAANAAARRAALAAAQTASAAAAAAAAAGRASNAAYAASQDKGKAQAARDQAAEARKAGELAKRSAKAAEQAAKASLAAADAVVASRNAIMNADKAADAADQAATNATAAGGSAAEARAAAAETRRHAKEANRAAAAAENLARKSATAAAEARDAANSAATHAENAAVAADRAAEHAGEASDQAAEAKKHAAAAKTAAGSATKAVATAQKTFNVARETEAEDLATRTNAGVETALTQRATTEAFTVEVAKSVVEGKAIENDTKALAVDVDKLGADKAVIAAKGRALALRALKHFGSWRQDAAAQALSGTDADVIEYLKTGWAKAATDETRQQVSNLASSSPYETVRAAAAEALEGTDQQILDFYTTGQHRTANADYRIAVSKLSNDGGPGVKEAAKKALEDGSAQALLGFLNSGQYEARQADERVTTSKAYNDGGPEAKSAAKIALAGSANEVRTFVQTGQYMAHRKDQLASNHMAQVERLIAEGQSIAANARKNSHLAAQIAADAVGAAADAEKARNAAAQSATEARGYASEANKAADRAEASATKAKASASNARAAADRASQDAAAAEESADQAEFSAQYARNSAREAKESAEGARQSALDAGKSKDEADALASAAWKDVAVKREAEEAEMRREAAELRKRLRNQENKPKCYISINRDSLPPCALAGHELVFPTIDPAMKEIVWEVLGLNDAKDCAKDPSLGKCAIAAMAFLPVGKIKSLKSLEKIDDIVEATRVGKLAKCVKPQSRSLTRSAPGGPCVPWISGKLPAAEEAGLKDTLAHIDAGTVPGGPTATKWGTQFKNWAGDLPGTKGKNSPYEEYRVANPYGSGAGALRVVKDKLTGETYYTWTHYGDAGNPPFVRVR
- a CDS encoding FG-GAP-like repeat-containing protein, producing the protein MNIHSTRRVRGTALLAVVAAAGALTATSPAQAVVGDPVANGSYAFTAKLDIGEGDAKRACTGSLVDAQWVLTASSCFAGAGQAAFPLPAGAPALKTTATIGRTNLTGTGGKVVQVTELVSRTDRDLVMAKLAQPVTDIASVLLADSAPVAGESLRAVGYGRTATSWVPDRLHAGTFAVSATGSTTVAVERAGGAICKGDAGGPALREQDGRVLLAAVHSASWQAGCFNSDETRGGAVETRTDDITDWVTQVRGLPQGSQVASGDFNGDGREDIAAFYDNGTSVEGKNRASLFAFYSNGTGFAAPKNVWSTPGGFTWSKSQLTSGDFDGDGKDDIAVFYDSGSSDTGQVSSIYTFTSTGSGFSAPKQTWTTPGGFTWSKSKVTSGDYNGDGKDDIAVLYDGGSSETGQVSSLYTFNSTGTGFANPRKTWTSTGGFTWSAGQVTSGDYNKDGKDDVAVLYNGGRSADGKFISSLYTFNSNGTAFDNPRKSWTSTGSFNWNATKLTSGDYSGDGRDDVAVLYNRGTTEAGVHQSALFTFTSNGTDFGAPREVWTSTGSFSWAAGQPVSGDFDKDGKSDVGVLYRTGTSPDGRRIDSLFSFISTGTGIKAPVKHWTGSVV
- a CDS encoding acyltransferase → MNNRVQPTAQVDETAEIGAGSSVWELAQIREGAKLGEGCVVGRGAYVGTGVRIGDNVKLQNYALVYEPAELGDGVFVGPAVVLTNDHNPRSVAPDGTQKRGGDWEAVGVKVAEGASLGARSVCVAPVRIGRWAMVAAGAVVTKDVPDFALVVGVPARQIGWVGRSGVRLVAREGEPGVWECPQSGEVYEEKDGALSER
- a CDS encoding glycosyltransferase codes for the protein MTDVLMITGSTPRPTVLAAAVDKFQKLGACVHLVGNFKVAEIDADLGWAGVHKVPARASTDKHIQRKTDAMRFPERLWFHLEHDRAARAAVRSADLVVALDNRAVYSAWRISQFRRHPDVCFGIAAGLRALEKRRESGEGHLPEHVPGPITVATDGLRRRIRTLPADLLRNATGPLTLRSRVGARAWRAAVSAPGIPDTLRVTATEQVIQGMWLAGRQSGALVTARAAAEKLADPAIKARLLDEVASRVIKNGRTPDNLTEAVTAYLDLADAKLVSGDRPAAADALLHATKLAFHRVVHIDQLSSPLAADPAGFTAPFRKSTAASAVVRPKGRLTPAAAPPKDRPLRLLVATTSNANFLHLIRSHYEANPDVELRFLDMAEHPGMKRLNGATQRHVEYRLGGDPLFAHGVEQQLRPYLDWADTVFVDWCVAPAALFTVIDPGDTRIIVRLHSYEAFTRWPHVMDFSRVDDLVFVADHIRDLSLAAIPGLSGERTPRTHVIDNGMDLANFRRTKDPSTRFNLGLVGIGQVAKDPLWALQVLQLLRERDERYRLFVIGGEMGRPSNAAKAYARKLEKALKRLTEEGAVVQVGSTDDVPGALEDVGVILSTSVREGCHVGLMEGAASGAAPVVRDWPFFAGGEHGAGTLYPAEWVVGTVEEAVERVLSLTASDESWRNAGKMATEHALTTWDWPVVRLDFDRLLFGR
- a CDS encoding glycosyltransferase — encoded protein: MRETANQFAAAGWDVTVVTIAEESWLRDSGVDHTLSESVDKRIRIVELPLSRADLETDIRLYSEERALDPHKWLSNFRAEALKSFPEPVFGGWRSSLETAALDLYRERPADLVLASCVPYVQLAAVRRLWEEHRVPYAVDFRDGWSLDVIDGVEAFPKDSEAGRWESSLLENALSLWVVNDQIADFYRARYPEYAERIHVVRNGYDRESVPPAELRSPAGRSLVFGHLGTVSFSVQLLESVLAAWRTARGREPLLADARFEVRGHIGSGSNREANRHVEVLRAAADDGVVVGGAVPKAEVADVYAAWDALVLVIIGGPFMTSGKVYEYMATGLPVVSMHAADHDASRLLEGRPLWTGPRGLDEDLLADAFCEAARMVVEASPEERAAARDHGTGYARDSLMATAVQGLTALALAQKPVLSGGSGS